In Biomphalaria glabrata chromosome 11, xgBioGlab47.1, whole genome shotgun sequence, the following proteins share a genomic window:
- the LOC106073617 gene encoding costars family protein ABRACL-like, with amino-acid sequence MNVEHEIHLLVEEIKRLGKEGAGGKYEVTFGTLFNDDKCANIFEALVGTLRAAKKKKIIKYDGELLLQGVHDKVVISLC; translated from the exons ATGAATGTAGAACATGAAATACATCTGCTTGTAGAAGAAATAAAGCGCCTTGGAAAAGAAG GAGCTGGTGGTAAATATGAGGTGACATTTGGAACTTTGTTTAATGATGACAAATGTGCAAATATTTTTGAGGCTCTGGTTGGCACACTCCGAGCggctaaaaagaagaaaatcatAAAGTATGATGGAGAACTTCTTTTGCAAGGTGTTCATGACAAAGTTGTTATTTCATTGTGCTGA